One genomic window of Caenorhabditis elegans chromosome I includes the following:
- the W04G5.16 gene encoding Protein kinase domain-containing protein (Confirmed by transcript evidence) has product MQFLRQLFRNKRSQLSDKLKNTNFQMSGSDLTILENGIFTGTGNFGAVFQMVMLNK; this is encoded by the exons ATGCAATTCCTTCGACAGTTATTCAGAAATAAACG ATCCCAGCTGAgtgataaattgaaaaacacaaattttcaaatgagtgGCAGTGATCTcactattttggaaaatggaattttcacGGGAACTGGCAATTTTGgagcagtttttcaaatgGTTATGCTGAACAAATAA
- the W04G5.8 gene encoding Helo_like_N domain-containing protein (Partially confirmed by transcript evidence) yields MAEVLPEIIGIIDDGLAIGSFSFSKIADKLLEIAAWGSFIKDMIGVLNPDKPDPVMLKLIELDKKITQLSDKMSWEFDSLKAFIVEHEFYADLVQTASTLMKFMQDTVKDPCKDSYAIFRDVSQKSPPLQYAYKMISLLEQESTNPLKMAMKADPLRTSETFDKWRNIIDGVITQFLFLETYINGIFWDKNMYGPKLLTERITHLNEQMDAWREDYEDSYWDTVVERMVHDIQDRYENSNASNEEKSKMIADNLVAGISNECYYVMVYDDCGGYAHHAYYGVRSRYIVSFRRGKCNAAVYRSKSFNFVSQELRNNFQHDLESRINEVNWTSSIKDNSKWMMERIPNCGLVAMIQMGEDLAVYFVYGSATPAPRGPGWMIDVDFAVWGVSVIAGFEKF; encoded by the exons ATGGCcg aagtccTCCCCGAAATCATTGGTATAATAGACGATGGTCTGGCTATTGGCTCATTTtccttctcaaaaattgccgataAGCTGCTCGAAATCGCAGCGTGGGGCTCTTTCATCAAGGATATGATTGGAGTTCTCAACCCAGATAAGCCCGATCCGGTTATGCTCAAGCTTATCGAGCTTGACAAGAAAATCACGCAACTTTCCGACAAGATGTCATGGGAGTTCGATAGCCTAAAGGCCTTCATAGTAGAACACGAGTTTTACGCGGATCTGGTGCAAACCGCCTCGACGTTAATGAAGTTCATGCAGGATACAGTCAAGGATCCTTGTAAGGATAGTtatgcaattttcagagatgTGTCGCAGAAATCTCCACCATTGCAGTACGCTTAT AAAATGATAAGTCTTTTGGAGCAAGAGTCGACGAATCCATTAAAAATGGCAATGAAAGCCGACCCATTGAGAACTTCGGAAACTTTCGATAAGTGGAGAAATATCATTGACGGCGTGATTACCCAATTT CTGTTCCTCGAGACTTATATCAATGGTATATTCTGGGATAAGAATATGTATGGCCCGAAGCTTCTGACAGAACGCATCACCCACCTGAATGAGCAGATGGATGCATGGAGGGAAGACTATGAA GACTCTTATTGGGATACTGTTGTCGAGCGTATGGTTCATGATATTCAAGATAGGTATGAGAATTCGAATGCTAGCAACGAAGAGAAATCAAAGATGATCGCTGACAATCTTGTAGCAGGGATTAGCAA TGAGTGCTACTACGTGATGGTATATGATGACTGCGGTGGATACGCTCATCACGCGTATTACGGTGTCCGCAGCCGATACATAGTCTCGTTCCGCCGTGGGAAATGCAATGCCGCGGTTTATCGAAGCAAAAGTTTCAACTTCGTGAGCCAAGAGCTTCGGAACAATTTTCAGCACGACCTGGAGTCTCGCATAAATGAAGTAAATTG GACATCATCAATTAAAGATAATAGCAAATGGATGATGGAAAGAATTCCGAATTGCGGACTTGTGGCCATGATTCAAATGGGTGAGGATTTGGCCGTTTATTTCGTTTATGGAAGTGCCACTCCTGCTCCACGAGGACCAGGATGGATGATTGATGTAGACTTCGCAGTTTGGGGTGTATCAGTGATTGCAGGGTTTGAGAAATTCTAA